The region ACCGGGAGCAGCCATCAGGTAACACAGGAAAACGAGCAGACGCAACACGCGAGAAGAGGGAATTACGGTACGGGATTAACGGCAAAATACAGCTTTCTCTACGCGATACAAAGTGCTTGAGGTGCAGTACGTTAGAATTTTTATAAAGCCCCACCCCGGCCTGAAAAGCGTAGGGTAGGGCTTGTTCGAAGAGAAATCCAATTTAGCGGGAGCGGCCTTTTGCGGTGCATTCGGGTGAAGGTACTGTGAGCCGAAGCTGGTAATAAGTACTACCGCTCGATCACGCCATTGCCCCGTCCGTTACGTATTGCGGATGGCGAAGTAGTTTACCGAGATTACAAAAGCATACAGCAGGAACACCACCAGGTCGGAGGTCATTTTTGTATTGAACGGGAAAATTCCGAAGCCCGTCAGGAAGTCGAGCACCAGCATGACGGCTATGGCAATGCCGATGCCCCGGATCAGCTTGGCCCCCTTCATGTGTTTGTCGATCTGGAACCAAACGCCCACTACCATAACCATGAGAAACGAACTGCCTGTTAAGAAATCGAAAATGGCCCATTGGGTGAACCAGTGAGCTACGAAAGACACAAGGCACAGCAGCATTATGCCGCCCAGCCAGTTGGTGCCGCGGATCTCGCGCTCGGAAAGCGCGTGTTTGCCATACTTGGTGAACCGCAGAAACAGATTGAACAGCGGCGTGGCGATCCAGGTCGTGATGACGAAAATGCCGTATAAAATCAAGACTGCGGTGGCGTACGGAGCAATCGCCGGATTGGAGTCTTTTAACGAATCCACCACGCGCATGATTAGCCAGAGCCCGATGATGACCGCCCACTGCAGGCGACTACTTTGCTTGCCGAGCCAGAAGTAATACTTCACAAACAAGCGATAGTACCAGTTTCTGGCCTTCAGGGCCTCCAGAAGCCCCACGCGAGCAAATTCCATCGACGGATCGAGGCGCAGGGCTTCCCCAAAATGACGCTCCGCTTCGCGGTGGTGGCCTTGTTCCAGCAACGACCAGCCCGTGTTGGCGTGTGTGAAGGCATCTTCCGGATCTTGCTCCAGGGCATCCTCGATGGTGAGGCGGGCTTCTACGTTCCGGTTTAGTTTGGTGAGGCACTGGGCCCGCAGGTTCAGGCAGGTGGTATCTTCCGCGCTTTGTTCCAGGCCCTGGTTCGCAAATTCGAGGGCTTCTTCCCACTTTTTTTGCAGCATGCGGATGCGGGCCAGCAAAGCATAGTGATGCGCTTCCGAGCTATCCAGGCGCAGGGCTTCGCGGGACACGCGTTCGGCCTCTTCCAGCTTTTTCTGTTGGCACAGGGTGTATCCCAGAATGTAGTGGTTAAAGGCCACGTCCGCCTGCAGACGAACCGCCTCCCGTGCCGACTGTTCTGCGTCAGAGAGACGGTCCTGTTCCAGCTGGCACACGGCCAGCAGGGCGTGGATGGAATCATCTTGCGGGTAATGCGCCTGAACGGACCGGAGCGTCTGTTCGGCCTGCGCAAACCGTTT is a window of Catalinimonas alkaloidigena DNA encoding:
- a CDS encoding tetratricopeptide repeat protein, whose amino-acid sequence is MVFDPAVQRAQLLIEQKRFAQAEQTLRSVQAHYPQDDSIHALLAVCQLEQDRLSDAEQSAREAVRLQADVAFNHYILGYTLCQQKKLEEAERVSREALRLDSSEAHHYALLARIRMLQKKWEEALEFANQGLEQSAEDTTCLNLRAQCLTKLNRNVEARLTIEDALEQDPEDAFTHANTGWSLLEQGHHREAERHFGEALRLDPSMEFARVGLLEALKARNWYYRLFVKYYFWLGKQSSRLQWAVIIGLWLIMRVVDSLKDSNPAIAPYATAVLILYGIFVITTWIATPLFNLFLRFTKYGKHALSEREIRGTNWLGGIMLLCLVSFVAHWFTQWAIFDFLTGSSFLMVMVVGVWFQIDKHMKGAKLIRGIGIAIAVMLVLDFLTGFGIFPFNTKMTSDLVVFLLYAFVISVNYFAIRNT